The following is a genomic window from bacterium.
GAAAAGAAGCATAAGATTTTCAACCACTTAACGCCTGCTTATGGACTTAACTTGGGATGCACGGCTGTAAAGGGGATGGTCTGCGTTACTCAGTATGGTGATGTTTTGCCCTGCCAGTATATTTTTGTTTCCTTGGGTAACATTTTTAAGCAATCCTTGCGGGAAATCATTCAAACAGGTTTGAATATTAAATATTTTGGCGAATATGTTGATACTTGCCTTATCGCTGAAGATAGAAATTTTATTAATAAATATATAGTGAATAAGGTATATAATAAACCATTGCCGGTTCTATATACGGACGTTTTTACGAGCGAAGATATAACGGAAATTCCGTTTAATAAGTCACTGTGATATTATCATAATTCGAGAGGAGTGTGTATAAATGAATATTGTCATTATGGGCGCTACGTCTCATGTTGCTAAAGGTTTGATTAATCAGTTTCTCCAAAGTAACGATTTTCACTCGCATCTCTTTACGCGTTCGGAAGATAAACTTCAAAATTTTTTGAACGCAATCAACAAACCTAAAAATGTAAATTATACTATTTGTACCGACTACAACCTCTTTTCGTCTTTTTCTTACGATGTAATCATCAATTGCGTTGGCGTGGAAACAAGAAATAAAAATAATTGTGATTTTACAAGATACTTTACAGTAACCGAAAAATTTGATAACATTGCCATTGAATATTTGCAAAATAAAAATCCTGCTGCATTATACATCAGTCTAAGTAGTGGAGCTGTATATGGCATTGGGTTTTCTACTCCGGCGGGAGAAAATTCCGTTAATCATCTTCCTGTTAATCATATTGTCCCGGAGGATTATTATGGTATTGCACGAATCAATGCCGAGGCAAAACATCGTGCCCATAGTAACCTCAGGATAATTGACCTGCGGATTTTTTCCTACTTTAGCAGGTTTATAAACCTTGAAGATGGCTATTTTATCACGGATTTGATGGAAGCTATCCTGAATAAAAAAATCCTTATTACCGATAATACAAATATTGTCCGTGATTATCTTCACCCTAAAGACCTTTTTGTAATGATTGTGAAATGTATTGCTGCCGGAAACCTAAACTTTGCTTTTGATGTAAATAGTTCTCATCCGGTAACAAAACAGGAAATTCTTGATTACTTCGTCTCGGAATACGGATTGAAATATGAAAACCGACATTGTTCGCAGAATGTCAGCGCTACCGGTCCTAAAAGTAATTACTACTCAACTAATGATCAAGCTTCCCGTATTGGTTATATGCCACAATTTAGTTCTCTGGATACGCTTAAGTGCGAAGCTAAATACATTTTGACAAACAAACGGATAAACATTGAAAAAGAAAGTCCAACGGAATAATTAGGAGGGGACTTGAACATTTCGGATGCTATAGCAATTCTGGATAAACAAACTTTAAATCCATCAACGGGTTTGCCCGAAGAATTGTTCTTTTACATCAGCAGGACAACTCCTTTGGTTAACGTTGACCTTCTTATAAAAGATGAAAATAAACGTACACTTTTATCATGGAGAGATGATAAATATTGTGGAAAAGGATGGCATTTGCCGGGCGGAATTGTTAGATTTAAGGAAACATTGGAAACAAGAGTTAAAAAGGTGGCTGAAACCGAAATAGGTGTTGATATGGATTTTAATACGACTCCAATAGCATTAAACCAGGTTATAATTCCTGAACACAATATAAGAGGACATTTTATTTCTATTTTATATAAATGTTTTCTCCATGGTACATTTATTCCTGAAAACAAAGGGCTTTCTCCGGAGGACGTAGGTTATCTTATGTGGCATGATTTTTGTCCTGATAATTTGGTGAAAGTTCACGA
Proteins encoded in this region:
- a CDS encoding NAD(P)-dependent oxidoreductase — its product is MNIVIMGATSHVAKGLINQFLQSNDFHSHLFTRSEDKLQNFLNAINKPKNVNYTICTDYNLFSSFSYDVIINCVGVETRNKNNCDFTRYFTVTEKFDNIAIEYLQNKNPAALYISLSSGAVYGIGFSTPAGENSVNHLPVNHIVPEDYYGIARINAEAKHRAHSNLRIIDLRIFSYFSRFINLEDGYFITDLMEAILNKKILITDNTNIVRDYLHPKDLFVMIVKCIAAGNLNFAFDVNSSHPVTKQEILDYFVSEYGLKYENRHCSQNVSATGPKSNYYSTNDQASRIGYMPQFSSLDTLKCEAKYILTNKRINIEKESPTE
- a CDS encoding NUDIX domain-containing protein yields the protein MNISDAIAILDKQTLNPSTGLPEELFFYISRTTPLVNVDLLIKDENKRTLLSWRDDKYCGKGWHLPGGIVRFKETLETRVKKVAETEIGVDMDFNTTPIALNQVIIPEHNIRGHFISILYKCFLHGTFIPENKGLSPEDVGYLMWHDFCPDNLVKVHEMYRKYV